The genomic region CTCAGGACAAGAACTGGTGGCCCGGCTCATCCGGGAAATTACCGATCGAATGGGTGAGAGCTTTTGCGCTTCTTTGGCTCCTATTGGAGAGGATTTAGCAGTGGGTTCTAAGTGTGAGTCAAGCTCAAATCTTTATAGATTTAATTTGATGACTTAAATGTGCAGTGGGAACGTTGCGCTTTTGATTCCCTTTGTCAGAATATGCAGAAGACCCAATCCCACACAATCTACCTGAGTTGTAAGTTTTAGCAGCTGCGGTTGTGAACCAGTCCAATGCTGCCTTTTCTGCTGCAGCGCTTGTTCGTGAGAATGTGCAGATGCAAGGCTCCCAAGTGCAGGACAGACACAGAGCCATCGTTCAAGACCTGGAGCACGTCAGACACCAAGCTCAGGACATTCAGCAAAAACTAGGTATCAAAAGTCCAATCTGACGCTTGCAAGTTAGATGAGTCAGTTTTGACATGAGCCGACCTGTGTCTTCAGACAACAGCGTGTCAGAGTTTGTCCAGTACCAAGAGCGGACTTTGCGCTACTACGTCGATGTCATGAGCAAACTGGAAAGCATGAACATCAGTCTGGGTGTGGTGCTGCGCTTCTTGGACGAAACGCGGGGCCGCATAGAGCAACGGCTCGACACCATTCGAGGTTACCTCGATTGGGCGGGTGAGTTACACTTGCTGATCAGGTCgcctcccctccccttttcGAAGTGGCATTTGTTGCCTTTCCAGGTTTCAGCGTCACCGCCATGTGGACGTGCGTCAAACACGCCGGCTATTTCCTGCTGTTTGCTGTCCTCCAGTCGTTCCTGTGTTGTCCGGTTTTCTCTCGGGTCGCGTTGCTGCTTACTGTGCCCTTGAACGCAGTGGCTGAGGTCAACGGGCAGCCAGCGCTGGGTCCGGCGAGTCTCGGCTACCTAATGGTCACGCTTTGGCTTGGTATGAGCTTGAAGCCGGCTGCCAGCACAATTGGCGTGTTGATCTGTTGCAGCTCCGTTTTCTTGGCCTCCTCAGGACATCGGTTTGTCAGCCAGTTACGGGTTCATTTTCCGAGCAGAGGCAGAGCGTCTGCTGCGTTCCCGTTTGAACCGTCGGTGGAGCCACGAGAGTCCTGCGACACATACCCGCGATCCTCGGCACCACACAAGTGAGTTTGCCAAGCTTCTTTGGTGCCAAAAAGTATAGAGTATTTCATGGTACCTCATGGCATCTTTTTGCCCTCAGGAAAGAGTACCGTTGCAGTGAACAGAACCAGCTGCTGAAGCAAAAAACTGGTACGTCAAGTTTGAATCTATCAAATCGTCCAAGAAGGTTGTAAGAACGGCTCGGACGGAATGTTCTCGTGCCATGCACGTGATCTTGCTCCAGCTGCAGGATCTTCCCACACGAAACTGGCAGCAAGTAGACCAGCACATCACTGCCTTCCTCCTTTTCTAACCCAGCCTGTTCTTTCAGCAGTAAGCTCGTTGAAGGAAGGTTGCAATCGCAGAATCGTAGTAATTGActcttttttgtctgttttcaaGGGTTTGATTGACGATATTCCCTGCAGAAAGCCTTTTGACTCTTTGAATGACTCTCACTTGGCGAATGACTCAAGACGCGCATCTCCCTTGCCATCAATGAGCACCAGGTCAGTGGCTGTTGCTTGTTGCGCCAAGTAACTGTTGAGAGCAAAGTTGTTGTTTGGCATTCAAGAGAAGTCGTATGCTCAAAATGCTGATACGGCCAACGGTTATTGCATGAATTTATGTAGAAAATTGCAATTGCCGGTCTTTTCAGCTCTCTATTAGGGCGTCCGTTCTGCAAGTCGATCACCAAAGCAAGGAAAGTGTGCAAAAAGAGAGCGCTGTTTGGACGAGATTACTGCAGAATCCATCAAGACAAACTCGACTCCTCTTCACTCAACTAAAATGTGACCTTGAAATTTGTACGTCTATGTATTGCTTACTTTTTAACCCCCTTCCAGGCACCAACTGTCCTTTTTAAACAATCTGTAATAAATTTAAAGCAAAACTTGTTTGACTCAGATGATACTTACCAAGAGTAAAAACAGATTTGAGTTGGGCAGGCCATTTAATGTGGAACTGCGGCAAACCACGAAGAATCGATCGGATTTTCCCCACATGATACACACGACAATGAAATTCATGTTTGCTTTTTGTAACCTTTTTCTGGACAACTTGGTCTCTGCAGCTGGGCGAGGCTGTCACCTGGCCGCTCTCCATCCCGCCACTCGGATTTCGTCAACAACTTCACTTGCGAGCTGTGTCGTAGTGTGTAACAAACCAGTCGCAGGTTTCCTTGAGAGCTGGAAGGAAGGCAGAAGTCAGGTGACAGCCTTGATCCGAAACTGCCGCCGGAAGCGTTTTTCCTCATggtcccaccttgtttgaaggGTGTAAAGTGGAAATGTGGAAGGTAGCCGCACAGCTTTGCATTGCTGGCTGTCTTTCTGAACTGCCCGTCCGATTTGCTGCGATCGTACTGCAGCGATGGTCAAGGAAACGAGAGCTGTTTCTTAATGGCATGACATTGACGTGAAGTACAGCATGTGTCTCATACAGTTTCACTCCTGTCCAATTTAGTGAGTTATGCAAATCAAATAACTTTCCTGAGGAATGACATCCAGACACCTGCTGCAGCAGTAAACATGACCATATATTGTATTTTAGGATACAACCACTTGGCCTTTAAAGTCCAGTGCTTGCACAACCGTGTCGGCCGCTTCTTTGATTGACACTTCGTCTTCCTCCCCGACTCACATCGACAGACAAAACGGTTTCATTGTCATTCTGGATATTCCGAGTCGGCGATGGATGCCCTACAAAGACTTACCGGAAAGGATGATGGGATCCACCTCAGGATACTCTCTCAAAACCCAGAGGAAGAGGCGAGCCAAGTCCAAAGAGTAAATGAACTGCCTTTTGGGAGTGCCGGAGCCCCAGACCACCAAGGGCTTGTTCTCCTCTGACAACAGTGCAGAGACACACAATAGCCTGCACTTATTTTTGACACGTCATAGGGTCGCTTCATGTGTATCATAGCTCGTCAAGTCTTGGATGAAAAACACTTGAAGTGACGCTACCGCTTGAAGCGTCAATTTAAGTAAAGCGCCGAAGCTGTGCATCCCCATTTGTCTGCTTGAAAAGTTGCACCTTACTTTTGGCAATGTAGGTTTTATGAATTAGGCCCGGCAGCACGTGGCCATCTTCAATGCCGAAGTTGTCATGGGGACCAAACACGTTTGTGGGGATGACAGCCGTGTAGCAGCGTCCATGCTGCTGGAAGTAGGCCCTGCACGACATCAATGCACCACATTAGACTTTGGCAATCGAGACAATGAGTTGAAAAGTGCAAATTACAAAAAGATGTCCGTAAACACGAGCCTAATAAAAGCCAGCACAAGTGTATGCTTGCAAATTCGGAAAAAGTCAAAACACCAGGCTAAGATTTGGGTAGGATAGTGAATTGACCTTTAAACTCAGTTAGCAAAATTACCAGTAACCAGTAAGAGTTACTCCTATGATGACAAAGTGGAAAGCTGTTTTGTTGAGAACTGCAACTTTAGAGCTCTGAAATGTTGTGTCCCTTCCTCCTTTGCAGTTAAGTCAATAGTCACATAAGCACTCAGTATGCCCACCTGTTGTGGACATCTAACATTCTTTTTGCATAGGCATAGCCAA from Syngnathus scovelli strain Florida chromosome 10, RoL_Ssco_1.2, whole genome shotgun sequence harbors:
- the LOC125976295 gene encoding GDP-L-fucose synthase isoform X1, whose protein sequence is MFSCAVGNCPTLITGRIVNRIAKPLSCQWPDEGVGDWRLRLGGDGHTTCGERGRGRLRRSMQETQEVFRKHQPTHVIHLAAMVGGLFKNLKRNLDFWRNNIHINDNVLQAAHEVGVLKVVSCLSTCIFPDKTAYPINETMIHNGPPHESNFGYAYAKRMLDVHNRAYFQQHGRCYTAVIPTNVFGPHDNFGIEDGHVLPGLIHKTYIAKKENKPLVVWGSGTPKRQFIYSLDLARLFLWVLREYPEVDPIILSVRSQQIGRAVQKDSQQCKAVRLPSTFPLYTLQTSSQGNLRLVCYTLRHSSQVKLLTKSEWRDGERPGDSLAQLQRPSCPEKGYKKQT
- the LOC125976295 gene encoding GDP-L-fucose synthase isoform X2 — encoded protein: MFSCAVGNCPTLITGRIVNRIAKPLSCQWPDEGVGDWRLRLGGDGHTTCGERGRGRLRRSMQETQEVFRKHQPTHVIHLAAMVGGLFKNLKRNLDFWRNNIHINDNVLQAAHEVGVLKVVSCLSTCIFPDKTAYPINETMIHNGPPHESNFGYAYAKRMLDVHNRAYFQQHGRCYTAVIPTNVFGPHDNFGIEDGHVLPGLIHKTYIAKKENKPLVVWGSGTPKRQFIYSLDLARLFLWVLREYPEVDPIILSVGEEDEVSIKEAADTVVQALDFKGQVVYDRSKSDGQFRKTASNAKLCGYLPHFHFTPFKQALKETCDWFVTHYDTARK
- the LOC125976295 gene encoding GDP-L-fucose synthase isoform X3, with product MKVLVTGGSGLVGMAIQHVVKEEGAGYEGEEWIFLSSKDADLTSMQETQEVFRKHQPTHVIHLAAMVGGLFKNLKRNLDFWRNNIHINDNVLQAAHEVGVLKVVSCLSTCIFPDKTAYPINETMIHNGPPHESNFGYAYAKRMLDVHNRAYFQQHGRCYTAVIPTNVFGPHDNFGIEDGHVLPGLIHKTYIAKKENKPLVVWGSGTPKRQFIYSLDLARLFLWVLREYPEVDPIILSVGEEDEVSIKEAADTVVQALDFKGQVVYDRSKSDGQFRKTASNAKLCGYLPHFHFTPFKQALKETCDWFVTHYDTARK